A single Symbiobacterium thermophilum IAM 14863 DNA region contains:
- a CDS encoding VWA domain-containing protein produces the protein MTGQGKPPAPGWAAKLTRALREGRGVRLGEAAVVSRGLHVVELHDPGRVVILRGVDFGQAAYGLAEPGQVVHIDVFHAVADVDHRTVAAAVRRALEGLPAPPGPGPGRLLADYFDVGTATGGGRLTSAMDRMANRSAKAAHRNHVHLAGLLPDRDLALVWRIVAAVEAAVLAQGVELRRIDRLVHRWGGLRPGADADLSRYYGDNLDSYINRAPAGGPPGRGAGPGSSGWRGRRAPAAPSLGGAARPADRAPGAAPMSGGPDSLRGSYPGAGSDVGGPDGPGGAAPGVVRGGGGLDGSGGEGTGAVRGGVGRGSSGGGAPGAGTAGVGSAREPVPGSGTRGTGDGSPAGDPDAGTGPGPAPEERAARALREAREAERMLQALTLARSVGSPDDLARVLEDLDREKGWAALYHGEGNQAPFVLRQLEEAGLIRREMRGMRLTPEGKELLAFLRSRLRDVKLRFRKLIRRVPGRSAPGLRRRRPGQGTPSPEVRYGVIRGAAPAEPGAWLGDLAVPETVLAAIRRAWLARARRSAAGAPAEGPVPIRLERRDVHVHLRSAEQSLDICLLIDASASMAGRRILAAKHLARHLLVSTRDRIAVIAFQERDVRVYVPFTRSYSAVEDGLARIQPMGLTPLAHGLIRSMELIHSARVRRPLLLLITDGIPTVPKWSVDPLADAVEAARQLRAQRIPFTCIGLQPSRRYLEQLVRQAGGTLHVVDELSEESLIRIAHHERQRLAPHVP, from the coding sequence GTGACCGGGCAGGGCAAGCCGCCTGCCCCGGGGTGGGCGGCCAAGCTGACCCGCGCCCTGCGGGAAGGGCGCGGGGTGCGGCTGGGTGAGGCGGCGGTGGTGAGCCGGGGCCTGCACGTGGTGGAGCTGCACGATCCGGGCCGGGTCGTCATCCTGCGGGGCGTCGACTTCGGACAGGCCGCGTACGGGCTGGCCGAGCCCGGGCAGGTGGTGCACATCGACGTGTTCCACGCGGTGGCCGACGTCGATCACCGCACCGTCGCGGCGGCGGTCCGGCGGGCGCTGGAAGGGCTCCCCGCCCCGCCGGGTCCCGGGCCCGGCCGGCTGCTCGCGGACTACTTCGACGTGGGGACCGCCACCGGCGGCGGCCGGCTGACCAGCGCCATGGACCGGATGGCCAACCGCTCTGCCAAGGCGGCCCACCGCAACCACGTCCACCTGGCCGGCCTGCTGCCGGACCGGGACCTGGCCCTGGTGTGGCGCATCGTCGCCGCGGTGGAGGCCGCCGTCCTGGCGCAGGGGGTGGAGCTGCGCCGGATCGACCGGCTGGTGCACCGGTGGGGCGGCCTGCGGCCCGGCGCCGACGCGGACCTGAGCCGCTATTACGGGGACAACCTCGACTCCTACATCAACCGGGCGCCTGCCGGCGGGCCGCCGGGACGGGGGGCGGGGCCCGGTTCCTCCGGCTGGCGGGGCAGGCGGGCCCCGGCCGCGCCGAGCCTCGGCGGAGCCGCCCGCCCGGCTGACAGGGCCCCCGGCGCCGCTCCCATGAGCGGCGGGCCGGACAGCCTGAGGGGGAGTTACCCCGGCGCCGGTTCGGACGTCGGCGGCCCGGACGGCCCGGGGGGTGCGGCCCCGGGAGTCGTTCGGGGCGGCGGAGGACTGGACGGATCCGGGGGCGAGGGGACGGGCGCCGTTCGGGGAGGCGTCGGACGGGGCAGCTCAGGGGGCGGGGCCCCGGGGGCCGGCACGGCGGGCGTCGGTTCGGCACGGGAGCCGGTCCCGGGGTCCGGCACACGGGGGACCGGAGACGGCTCCCCAGCGGGTGATCCGGACGCCGGCACCGGCCCCGGCCCCGCCCCGGAGGAGCGCGCCGCCCGCGCCCTGCGGGAGGCCCGGGAGGCCGAGCGGATGCTGCAGGCGCTGACCCTCGCCCGCAGCGTGGGCTCGCCCGACGACCTGGCGCGCGTCCTGGAGGACCTGGACCGGGAGAAGGGGTGGGCGGCTCTCTACCACGGCGAAGGCAACCAGGCGCCGTTCGTCCTGCGGCAGCTGGAGGAGGCCGGGCTTATCCGCCGGGAGATGCGGGGCATGCGGCTCACGCCGGAGGGGAAGGAGCTGCTGGCGTTTCTGCGCAGCCGGCTCAGGGACGTGAAGCTGCGCTTCCGCAAGCTGATCCGGCGGGTGCCCGGCCGCAGCGCTCCGGGGCTGCGGCGCCGGCGTCCCGGACAAGGGACCCCTTCCCCGGAGGTGCGCTACGGCGTGATCAGGGGCGCGGCGCCCGCCGAGCCCGGGGCCTGGCTGGGCGACCTGGCCGTGCCGGAGACGGTTCTGGCGGCCATCCGGCGCGCCTGGCTGGCGCGGGCCCGCCGGTCCGCCGCGGGCGCCCCGGCGGAAGGGCCGGTCCCCATCCGGCTGGAGCGTAGGGACGTCCACGTCCACCTGCGGTCGGCGGAGCAGTCGCTGGACATCTGCCTGCTCATCGACGCCAGCGCCTCCATGGCCGGCCGGCGCATCCTGGCGGCCAAGCACCTGGCCCGGCACCTGCTGGTCTCCACGCGCGACCGCATCGCTGTGATCGCCTTCCAGGAGCGGGACGTGCGGGTCTACGTGCCCTTCACCCGCAGTTACAGCGCCGTGGAGGACGGGCTCGCCCGCATCCAGCCGATGGGGCTCACGCCGCTGGCGCACGGCCTCATCCGTTCCATGGAGCTGATCCACAGCGCGCGGGTCCGCAGGCCGCTGCTGCTCCTGATCACCGACGGCATCCCCACCGTCCCGAAGTGGTCCGTGGATCCGCTGGCCGACGCCGTCGAGGCCGCCCGGCAGCTCCGGGCGCAGCGGATCCCCTTCACCTGCATCGGGCTCCAGCCCTCCCGCCGGTACCTGGAGCAGCTCGTCCGGCAGGCCGGCGGCACCCTGCACGTGGTGGATGAGCTGTCGGAGGAGTCGCTGATCCGCATCGCGCACCACGAGCGGCAGAGGCTGGCGCCGCACGTCCCGTGA
- a CDS encoding chelatase, translating to MESVFGLVRHPGNDALFRAVEMSLVSTLAGRPLHIHAEGLRGTGKTTIMRRVRKALPRIRRIRGCLYNCDPSAPHCPVHRGLSPEEVAALGEERVPMPFLEISHAAKIGTVVGSIDLSRLVSATHPEAALLPGTIPQAHRGILFVDEINRLAETSPELADVLLDVMGTRPGRVQIEETGLPPVELPVLVSVWAASNPDEEPGPLEEIRRQLSDRFDFAIYTDRPSDPEVVEQILAAAEAGEARPPRIADTKAELWRTRLTLRTADLRQVTIPPGIRRQVAALYSQFDLESLRGVEAIQAGIRLSACLDGRREVQPEDLLRVVPMALRHRVDPELLRRVTSYLAEGLAPAETPAPLAAASGGPATAPGRTRFPGLSFGGVLAEPARPLPAGAEPGTGRPSPGAAAGTGPGPDGRAEGVTGAAPAQTAASAAGTGPAPDPGPAGGPPTGPDAGTRSGDLQAAGSRGPVDPGTGAARLASGAGAQPGEGTHGRAGGSWLHRALARLRVRPSLPDPATLPPQAPPNPARPLSALAPEDWVRTEEELGHP from the coding sequence ATGGAATCCGTTTTCGGCCTGGTGCGGCATCCCGGCAACGATGCGCTCTTCCGGGCCGTCGAGATGTCGCTGGTCTCCACCCTGGCCGGAAGGCCCCTGCACATTCACGCCGAGGGGCTCAGGGGCACCGGCAAGACGACCATCATGCGGCGGGTGCGGAAGGCGCTGCCCCGCATCCGGCGCATCCGGGGCTGCCTGTACAACTGCGACCCGTCCGCCCCCCACTGCCCCGTCCACCGGGGCCTGAGCCCGGAGGAGGTGGCGGCGCTGGGGGAGGAGCGGGTGCCGATGCCGTTCCTGGAGATCTCCCACGCCGCCAAGATCGGCACGGTGGTGGGCTCCATCGACCTGAGCCGGCTGGTGAGCGCCACCCATCCCGAGGCGGCGCTGCTGCCCGGCACCATCCCCCAGGCGCACCGGGGCATCCTGTTCGTGGACGAGATCAACCGGCTGGCCGAGACCTCGCCCGAGCTGGCCGACGTGCTGCTGGACGTCATGGGCACCCGGCCGGGGCGAGTCCAGATCGAGGAGACGGGCCTGCCGCCGGTGGAGCTGCCGGTGCTGGTCTCGGTGTGGGCGGCCTCCAACCCGGACGAGGAGCCGGGCCCCCTGGAGGAGATCCGCCGGCAGCTCAGCGACCGGTTCGACTTCGCCATCTACACCGACCGGCCGTCGGACCCCGAGGTGGTGGAGCAGATCCTCGCCGCCGCCGAGGCCGGCGAGGCCCGGCCGCCGCGCATCGCCGATACGAAGGCCGAACTGTGGCGGACCCGGCTGACCCTGCGCACCGCCGATCTGCGCCAGGTGACGATCCCGCCCGGCATCCGCCGGCAGGTGGCCGCGCTGTACAGCCAGTTCGACCTGGAGTCGTTGCGGGGGGTGGAGGCCATCCAGGCCGGCATCCGGCTCTCCGCCTGCCTGGACGGCCGCAGGGAGGTCCAGCCGGAGGACCTGCTGCGGGTGGTTCCCATGGCTCTGCGCCACCGGGTGGATCCGGAGCTGCTGCGGCGGGTGACCAGCTACCTGGCCGAGGGGCTGGCGCCCGCGGAGACGCCGGCGCCCTTGGCGGCGGCTTCCGGCGGTCCGGCGACGGCCCCGGGCCGCACCCGCTTCCCCGGCCTCTCCTTCGGCGGCGTGCTGGCCGAGCCGGCCCGCCCGCTGCCGGCCGGGGCGGAGCCGGGAACCGGCCGGCCGTCGCCGGGAGCGGCCGCGGGGACGGGGCCCGGTCCCGACGGGCGCGCCGAGGGGGTTACGGGAGCCGCTCCCGCTCAGACTGCGGCATCCGCGGCAGGCACCGGCCCGGCTCCGGACCCCGGGCCCGCCGGAGGACCACCCACGGGCCCGGACGCCGGCACACGTTCCGGAGATCTGCAGGCGGCCGGCTCGCGCGGGCCGGTGGATCCGGGGACCGGGGCCGCCCGCCTGGCATCCGGCGCCGGCGCGCAGCCGGGAGAAGGGACGCACGGAAGAGCGGGAGGCTCGTGGCTGCACCGGGCGCTGGCGCGGCTGCGCGTGCGGCCCTCGCTGCCTGATCCGGCGACGCTGCCGCCGCAAGCGCCGCCCAACCCCGCCAGGCCGCTGAGCGCGCTGGCGCCCGAGGACTGGGTCCGCACCGAAGAGGAGCTGGGCCACCCGTGA
- the secF gene encoding protein translocase subunit SecF, protein MGLTRIRYMRYARHYLIFTLVTVLLAAGALLFRGLNLGIDFTGGLLLDLQFERTVTIEQVRTVIDSALGIDAQIQQVEPKGAASPEATEFLVRTPELSAEDKDRLYGSLLHLGAYTVIGEDAVSGTVSSELTNKALLAVGIAAVLQVIYISIRFQFRMGVAAVVALLHDVLLTMGVLALFQVEISSNFVAAILTVLGYSMNDTVVVLDRLRENLHSRQKGESLEEMATRSIQEVITRSIYTGVSVQLMLLAMIFLGGSTVLDLASTLFVGILAGTYSSITVAAALWFVWEQSREGGHPGPAGARPARA, encoded by the coding sequence ATGGGCCTTACCCGCATCCGCTACATGCGCTATGCCCGCCACTACCTCATCTTCACCCTGGTGACCGTGCTGCTGGCCGCCGGCGCGCTGCTCTTCCGGGGGCTGAACCTGGGCATCGACTTCACGGGCGGCCTGCTGCTGGACCTGCAGTTTGAGCGCACGGTCACGATCGAGCAGGTGCGCACCGTGATCGACAGCGCGCTCGGCATCGACGCGCAGATCCAGCAGGTGGAGCCCAAGGGGGCGGCGAGCCCCGAGGCCACCGAGTTCCTCGTGCGCACGCCCGAACTGAGCGCCGAGGACAAGGACAGGCTCTACGGCAGCCTCCTGCACCTGGGGGCGTACACCGTCATCGGCGAGGACGCGGTCTCGGGGACGGTCTCCTCCGAGCTGACGAACAAGGCCCTGCTGGCCGTGGGCATCGCCGCGGTGCTGCAGGTGATCTACATCTCCATCCGGTTCCAGTTCCGCATGGGGGTCGCAGCGGTCGTCGCCCTGCTGCACGACGTGCTCCTCACCATGGGCGTGCTGGCGCTGTTCCAGGTGGAGATCAGCTCCAACTTCGTGGCGGCCATCCTCACGGTGCTGGGCTATTCGATGAACGACACCGTGGTGGTCCTGGACCGGCTGCGGGAGAACCTGCACAGCCGGCAGAAGGGCGAGTCGCTGGAGGAGATGGCGACCCGGTCGATTCAGGAGGTCATCACCCGGTCCATCTACACCGGCGTATCGGTGCAGCTCATGCTGCTGGCGATGATCTTCCTGGGCGGGTCGACGGTTCTGGACCTGGCCTCCACGCTGTTCGTCGGCATCCTCGCCGGCACATACTCCTCCATCACCGTCGCGGCCGCGCTCTGGTTCGTGTGGGAGCAAAGCCGGGAAGGCGGCCACCCCGGGCCTGCCGGCGCCAGGCCGGCCAGGGCGTAG
- the secD gene encoding protein translocase subunit SecD: MRGGWNALVLALILVVVGGVIGFYLTPHPQTGSARILQHMKLGLDLQGGAHIVLEGVESELGPVTPDTIQAARQVIENRINALGVSEPIVQVDGQNRIIVEIAGATDIDQAREVIGKTAVLKFIDPEGNEVLTGNDVEKAGVAQNPSGSGFIVTLKLKGEGPDKFYEATRKYVGKPIFILLDDEIISAPMVQEPIPGGEATITGNFTVEEAGTLANLINGGALPVKLVEVEARMVSATLGADSVAKSLRAGWIGIVGVLLFMILLYRIPGLLADIALGVYAILNMVVLLAIDAVFTLPGIAGLLLGIAMAVDGNVIIFERIKEELRKGKGLRSGIDAGFHRAYVTVLDSQITTAIAAAILWYLGTGPVRGFAVTLFVGTVLSIFTAITFTRWLVKLAVDTGWFNKRTLFGVKEVAN; encoded by the coding sequence ATGAGAGGCGGCTGGAACGCGCTGGTTCTGGCCCTGATTCTGGTGGTGGTCGGCGGCGTCATCGGGTTCTACCTGACGCCGCACCCGCAGACCGGCTCGGCCAGGATCCTGCAGCACATGAAGCTCGGCTTGGACCTGCAGGGCGGCGCGCACATCGTGCTGGAGGGCGTGGAATCTGAGCTGGGCCCGGTGACGCCGGACACGATCCAGGCGGCCCGGCAGGTCATCGAAAACCGGATCAACGCCCTGGGCGTCTCCGAGCCGATCGTGCAGGTGGACGGCCAGAACCGGATCATCGTCGAGATCGCGGGTGCGACGGACATCGACCAGGCGCGGGAGGTCATCGGCAAGACCGCGGTGCTGAAGTTCATCGACCCCGAAGGGAACGAGGTGCTGACGGGCAACGACGTGGAGAAGGCGGGCGTGGCCCAGAACCCGTCGGGCAGCGGCTTCATCGTGACCCTGAAGCTGAAGGGCGAGGGGCCGGACAAGTTCTACGAGGCCACCCGCAAGTACGTGGGGAAGCCGATCTTCATCCTGCTGGACGATGAGATCATCTCGGCGCCGATGGTCCAGGAGCCCATCCCGGGCGGCGAGGCCACCATCACCGGCAACTTCACCGTGGAGGAGGCCGGCACGCTGGCCAACCTGATCAACGGCGGCGCGCTGCCCGTCAAGCTGGTGGAGGTGGAGGCCCGCATGGTCAGCGCCACCCTGGGCGCGGACTCGGTCGCCAAGTCGCTCCGGGCGGGCTGGATCGGCATCGTCGGCGTGCTGCTGTTCATGATCCTGCTCTACCGCATCCCGGGCCTGCTGGCCGACATCGCCCTGGGGGTCTACGCGATCCTGAACATGGTCGTCCTGCTGGCCATCGACGCCGTGTTCACCCTCCCGGGCATCGCCGGCCTCCTGCTGGGCATTGCCATGGCGGTGGACGGCAACGTCATCATCTTCGAGCGCATCAAGGAGGAGCTGCGCAAGGGCAAGGGGCTGCGCTCCGGCATCGACGCCGGCTTCCACCGGGCGTACGTCACGGTGCTGGACTCCCAGATCACCACGGCCATCGCGGCGGCGATCCTCTGGTACCTGGGCACCGGCCCGGTGCGGGGCTTCGCGGTCACGCTCTTCGTCGGCACCGTGCTCTCCATCTTCACGGCCATCACCTTCACCCGCTGGCTGGTCAAGCTCGCGGTGGACACCGGCTGGTTCAACAAGCGGACGCTGTTCGGCGTGAAGGAGGTGGCCAACTAG
- a CDS encoding HD domain-containing protein, whose translation MGKVTFEQVRQDPEVRAYIVKANEMLAAIGFTEHGLRHVGLVADRAMGLMAELDRPPRLRELAGIAALLHDIGNIVNRQGHGQTSALLAHHILSRMGMAPEEIAIIMSAIGNHEEEIGNPVHDVSAALILADKSDVHRTRVYNRDVATFDIHDRVNCAVTHSELHAFPAEKVIRLSLTVDTSIIAIMEYFEIFLSRMIMCRRAAAHLGCQFQLVMNENRLL comes from the coding sequence TTGGGCAAGGTGACCTTCGAACAGGTGCGGCAGGATCCGGAGGTGCGCGCCTACATCGTGAAGGCCAACGAGATGCTGGCGGCCATCGGCTTCACCGAGCACGGGCTGCGGCACGTGGGGCTGGTCGCCGACCGGGCGATGGGGCTCATGGCGGAGCTGGACCGGCCGCCGCGCCTGCGGGAGCTGGCGGGCATCGCCGCCCTGCTCCACGACATCGGCAACATCGTCAACAGGCAGGGCCACGGGCAGACCAGCGCCCTGCTGGCTCATCACATCCTGAGCCGGATGGGGATGGCGCCCGAGGAGATCGCCATCATCATGTCGGCCATCGGCAACCACGAGGAGGAGATCGGCAACCCGGTACACGACGTCTCTGCCGCGCTGATCCTGGCCGACAAGTCCGATGTGCATCGCACCCGGGTCTACAACCGGGACGTGGCCACCTTCGACATCCACGACCGGGTCAACTGCGCGGTCACCCACAGCGAGCTGCACGCCTTTCCGGCCGAAAAGGTGATCCGGCTCAGCCTCACGGTCGACACCTCGATCATCGCGATCATGGAGTACTTCGAGATTTTCCTCAGCCGCATGATCATGTGCCGGCGGGCGGCGGCCCATCTGGGCTGCCAGTTCCAGCTGGTGATGAACGAAAACCGGCTGCTGTAG
- the lepB gene encoding signal peptidase I: protein MAPPQEGPAPARRGLVREILETAALALVVALVVRTFGVQVFRVEGESMLPTLAHGDRLLVNKLVYRLREPAPGEVVVIADPANPHRHLVKRVIAVAGDEVAVEGDAVWVNGRLLDEPYVHPGSPGTYRAGPLTVPEGYVWVMGDNRGASLDSRLLGPIPVARVEGRAAALVWPPVRIGDHGPLAAARTYR, encoded by the coding sequence ATGGCGCCTCCGCAGGAGGGCCCGGCGCCGGCCCGCAGGGGGCTGGTGCGGGAGATTCTGGAGACCGCCGCGCTGGCCCTGGTGGTCGCGCTGGTGGTGCGCACCTTCGGGGTGCAGGTCTTCCGGGTGGAAGGCGAATCGATGCTGCCGACCCTGGCCCACGGCGACCGGCTCCTGGTGAACAAGCTGGTCTACCGGCTCCGGGAGCCGGCGCCCGGCGAGGTGGTCGTGATCGCGGATCCCGCCAATCCCCACCGCCACCTGGTGAAGCGGGTCATCGCCGTCGCCGGGGACGAGGTGGCGGTAGAGGGCGACGCCGTGTGGGTGAACGGCCGGCTCCTCGACGAACCCTACGTCCACCCCGGCAGCCCGGGCACCTACCGGGCGGGACCGCTGACGGTGCCGGAGGGGTACGTGTGGGTGATGGGCGACAACCGGGGCGCCTCGCTGGACTCGCGCCTTCTGGGGCCGATCCCGGTGGCGCGGGTGGAGGGCCGGGCGGCCGCGCTGGTGTGGCCGCCGGTGCGGATCGGGGATCACGGACCGCTGGCGGCGGCGCGGACGTACCGCTAG
- a CDS encoding PP2C family protein-serine/threonine phosphatase has product MQVTMAVAKVPKFGLVESGDSVELLERPRGGLTAILADGQRHGRSAKRLSQLVVAKAMQLVADGVRDGAVARGVHDYLYAVRDGKVSTELVLLSVDARTGTLVVTRNTHVPVLVRRGDGSVLRLDEPVEPIGMRETLRPVIAEIPLEPGLVALAMTDGVYAAGRWHGRQWPVEALEAIVREADPASMQALADRVLAEAMRLDEQRPADDMAVLAVGVTAGGEDRIRRMSVTMEW; this is encoded by the coding sequence GTGCAGGTGACGATGGCGGTCGCCAAGGTGCCGAAGTTTGGATTGGTGGAAAGTGGGGATTCTGTAGAACTGTTGGAGCGTCCCCGCGGCGGCCTCACCGCCATTCTGGCGGACGGGCAGCGGCACGGCCGCTCGGCGAAGCGGCTGAGCCAGCTGGTCGTGGCGAAGGCGATGCAGCTGGTGGCCGACGGCGTGCGGGACGGCGCGGTGGCCCGGGGAGTGCACGACTACCTGTACGCGGTGCGGGACGGCAAGGTCTCCACCGAACTGGTGCTGCTCTCCGTGGACGCCCGGACCGGCACCCTGGTGGTCACCCGGAACACCCACGTGCCGGTGCTGGTCCGGCGGGGGGACGGCTCGGTCCTGCGGCTGGACGAGCCGGTGGAGCCCATCGGCATGCGGGAGACGCTGCGCCCGGTCATCGCCGAGATTCCGCTGGAGCCGGGGCTGGTCGCCCTGGCCATGACCGACGGCGTATACGCGGCCGGCCGGTGGCACGGGCGGCAGTGGCCGGTGGAGGCGCTGGAGGCGATCGTGCGGGAGGCCGATCCGGCGTCGATGCAGGCCCTGGCCGACCGGGTCCTGGCCGAGGCGATGCGCCTGGATGAGCAGCGCCCCGCCGACGACATGGCGGTGCTGGCCGTGGGGGTGACCGCGGGAGGGGAGGACCGCATCCGCCGGATGAGCGTCACCATGGAGTGGTGA
- a CDS encoding PTS transporter subunit EIIC, whose translation MREKAAFFQRASASLMVPLTFVPLPAVLVALGTVLGIGPLESAGLELLRVWLPLFFAMGIAVGFAQAEGMAVLSAAAGYLTMMAVAEGVAGDPAVNFGALGGVAVGAAAVWLYRYAAKVRLPEFLALFSGRRLGPILAALAGVVLGWGFGLVWPGFHRAVVLLGEWIYAAGGAGAFVYGGIIRMLIPTGLHHLLMQLMDYQMGAWTDPATGQVVMGEYIRFLHGDPSAGRLLSGFFLTLAFGPLGAALAMVHEARPEQRRRVSGMMLTGVLTAMVLGITEPIEFAFIFASPLLFGIHVLFSAAASLLGYVLDIHLGGYALPLAVVNWHRQQNGWLLLPLGAAWTALYYVTFRLIIRWRRPPVLGQTDAVPVAGAGGSDARAAAGEPSEAARPAGAAGPSAAAILDALGGPANVRSLTACMTRLRLEVNDPAAVDDAALRAFGAAGVVRSGSSVQVVMGARAGDIEQALQAELAEAAGQGGAGQTAGRQEPCR comes from the coding sequence GTGCGAGAGAAGGCGGCGTTCTTCCAGCGGGCCTCGGCCAGCCTGATGGTTCCCCTGACCTTCGTGCCGCTCCCGGCGGTGCTGGTGGCCCTGGGAACCGTCCTGGGGATCGGCCCGCTGGAGTCGGCGGGGCTGGAGCTGCTGCGGGTGTGGCTGCCGCTGTTCTTCGCGATGGGCATCGCCGTGGGCTTCGCCCAGGCCGAGGGTATGGCGGTGCTCTCCGCCGCCGCCGGGTACCTGACGATGATGGCCGTGGCGGAGGGCGTGGCCGGCGATCCGGCGGTGAACTTCGGGGCCCTGGGCGGGGTGGCGGTCGGCGCCGCCGCCGTCTGGCTGTACCGGTACGCGGCGAAGGTCAGGTTGCCCGAGTTCCTCGCGCTCTTTTCGGGCCGGCGGCTGGGGCCGATCCTGGCGGCCCTGGCCGGGGTGGTCCTGGGCTGGGGGTTCGGCCTCGTGTGGCCGGGCTTCCACCGGGCCGTCGTCCTGCTGGGCGAGTGGATCTACGCCGCCGGCGGCGCCGGGGCGTTCGTCTACGGCGGCATCATCCGGATGCTCATCCCCACCGGCCTGCACCACCTCCTGATGCAGCTCATGGACTACCAGATGGGCGCGTGGACCGACCCGGCCACAGGCCAGGTGGTGATGGGCGAGTACATCCGTTTCCTGCACGGCGATCCCAGCGCGGGGCGGCTGCTCTCCGGGTTCTTCCTCACCCTGGCCTTCGGGCCGCTGGGCGCCGCCCTGGCGATGGTGCACGAGGCCCGGCCCGAGCAGCGCCGCCGGGTGAGCGGGATGATGCTCACCGGCGTGCTCACGGCCATGGTGCTGGGCATCACGGAGCCGATCGAGTTCGCCTTCATCTTCGCCTCCCCGCTCCTGTTCGGGATCCACGTGCTCTTTTCGGCCGCGGCCTCTCTGCTGGGGTACGTGCTGGACATCCACCTGGGGGGGTACGCCCTGCCCCTGGCGGTCGTCAACTGGCACCGGCAGCAGAACGGCTGGCTGCTCCTGCCCCTGGGGGCGGCCTGGACGGCGCTCTACTACGTCACCTTCCGTCTGATCATCCGGTGGCGGCGGCCGCCGGTGCTGGGACAGACCGACGCCGTCCCCGTGGCGGGCGCCGGGGGTTCGGACGCCCGGGCGGCCGCAGGGGAGCCGTCAGAGGCGGCGCGTCCGGCCGGGGCCGCTGGGCCTTCGGCGGCCGCCATTCTGGATGCCCTGGGCGGGCCGGCCAACGTGCGCAGCCTCACCGCCTGCATGACCCGGCTGCGGCTGGAGGTCAACGATCCCGCAGCGGTGGATGACGCCGCGCTGCGCGCCTTCGGCGCGGCCGGGGTGGTGCGGTCCGGGTCCTCCGTCCAGGTGGTGATGGGCGCCCGGGCCGGCGACATCGAGCAGGCCCTGCAGGCCGAACTGGCGGAGGCGGCGGGGCAGGGCGGAGCCGGGCAGACCGCGGGGAGGCAGGAGCCGTGCAGGTGA
- a CDS encoding carbohydrate deacetylase: protein MRGLIVNADDFGLSPGVSRGILRAHWEGIVTSTTFMVNFPWAAEMAGLLRRAPRLGVGLHLNLTTGAPVLPPAEVPSLVGPDGRFGRSLVRLLARMRPAEAEREWSAQVERFVALMGRPPTHLDTHRYLQAYPPLCRAMIRVARRYGVPAVRVLPPGVFPEGTFPPWSPAGPLLGVALRRTTALIRASGLAAPDRALAGDFDLPGLLTRLDRVGDGVTELVTHPGEVDDLLRSLSSLQEQREVELAALTSPAARERVQARGIRLMHFGDLTDAARG from the coding sequence ATGCGGGGACTGATCGTCAACGCGGACGACTTCGGCCTCAGCCCGGGCGTCAGCCGGGGCATCCTGCGGGCTCACTGGGAGGGCATCGTCACCTCCACGACGTTCATGGTCAACTTCCCCTGGGCGGCCGAGATGGCCGGCCTGTTGCGCCGCGCCCCCCGCCTGGGCGTGGGGCTCCACCTGAACCTGACCACCGGTGCACCGGTGCTGCCGCCCGCGGAGGTTCCCAGCCTCGTGGGGCCGGACGGCCGGTTCGGCCGCAGCCTCGTCCGGCTTCTGGCCAGGATGCGGCCCGCCGAGGCGGAGCGGGAGTGGTCAGCGCAGGTGGAGCGTTTTGTCGCGCTGATGGGCCGGCCGCCGACCCACCTGGACACCCACCGGTACCTGCAGGCCTACCCGCCGCTCTGCCGGGCCATGATCCGGGTCGCCCGGCGGTACGGGGTGCCGGCGGTGCGGGTCCTTCCGCCCGGCGTCTTCCCGGAGGGGACCTTTCCCCCGTGGAGCCCGGCCGGCCCCCTGCTGGGCGTCGCCCTGCGCCGCACCACCGCGCTGATCCGGGCAAGCGGCCTGGCCGCGCCGGACCGCGCGCTGGCGGGCGACTTCGACCTGCCCGGGCTGCTCACCCGGCTGGACCGGGTCGGGGACGGGGTCACCGAGCTGGTGACGCATCCGGGCGAGGTGGACGACCTGCTGCGGTCCCTGAGCTCCCTGCAGGAACAGCGGGAGGTGGAGCTGGCCGCGCTGACCTCCCCCGCCGCCCGGGAGCGGGTGCAGGCGCGTGGGATCCGGCTGATGCACTTCGGCGACCTGACCGACGCAGCGAGGGGGTAA